One Triticum dicoccoides isolate Atlit2015 ecotype Zavitan chromosome 5B, WEW_v2.0, whole genome shotgun sequence genomic window carries:
- the LOC119309690 gene encoding WRKY transcription factor WRKY76-like gives MDTARRSPVCLDLMVGLPMVCEPSSARCTGMRAQADIASSACGRATSMTSSEANKIMEAKFTEVTEENRRLTEMIGYLYANSQNFARQSPEGEGEQPASTAASPTSPVGKKRSRESMDTSDSGDVNSDKKMGTAEAEHIDVESPLSNGTCRRIKVKRVCTRIDPSDTLVVKDGYQWRKYGQKVTRDNPSPRAYFRCAFAPSCPVKKKVQRSAEDSSVVEATYEGEHNHPRPTRAGELPSCATQGGGSVPCSISINSSGPTITLDLTKNGGGVQVVEAGEAQPDLKKVCREVASPEFRAALVEQMARELTGDRKFTDALAAAILRKLPDY, from the exons ATGGACACGGCGCGGCGCTCACCGGTCTGCCTCGACCTCATGGTCGGGCTTCCCATGGTCTGCGAGCCATCTTCAGCGAGGTGCACCGGAATGAGAGCCCAAGCCGACATTGCAAGCTCGGCCTGTGGCAGAGCAACTTCCATGACCAGCAGCGAG GCAAATAAGATTATGGAGGCGAAGTTCACGGAGGTGACCGAGGAGAACCGGAGGCTGACCGAGATGATCGGCTACCTGTACGCTAATAGCCAGAATTTCGCGCGACAGAGTCCCGAAGGCGAGGGCGAGCAGCCCGCAAGTACTGCTGCGTCGCCGACATCGCCGGTGGGCAAGAAAAGGAGCAGGGAGAGCATGGACACGTCGGATTCTGGCGATGTCAACAGCGACAAGAAAATGGGCACGGCCGAGGCCGAGCATATCGACGTCGAGAGCCCGCTGAGCAACGGCACTTGCCGGAGAATCAAGGTCAAGAGGGTCTGCACCCGGATTGACCCATCGGACACCCTC GTGGTTAAAGATGGGTATCAATGGCGGAAGTACGGGCAGAAGGTGACACGGGACAACCCGTCCCCCAGAGCCTACTTCCGATGCGCCTTCGCGCCGTCCTGCCCTGTCAAGAAGAAG GTTCAGAGAAGCGCGGAGGACAGCTCGGTGGTGGAGGCGACGTACGAGGGCGAGCACAACCACCCGCGCCCCACGCGGGCCGGCGAGCTGCCGAGCTGCGCAACGCAGGGCGGCGGCTCGGTGCCGTGCTCCATCTCCATCAACTCCTCCGGCCCGACCATCACGCTGGACCTCACCAAGAACGGGGGAGGCGTGCAGGTCGTCGAGGCAGGGGAGGCGCAACCGGACCTGAAGAAGGTGTGCCGGGAGGTCGCGTCGCCGGAGTTCCGGGCGGCTCTGGTGGAGCAGATGGCCCGCGAGCTCACCGGCGACCGAAAGTTCACCGACGCGCTCGCCGCCGCGATCCTGCGGAAGCTGCCGGATTATTAG